From Acanthopagrus latus isolate v.2019 chromosome 22, fAcaLat1.1, whole genome shotgun sequence, the proteins below share one genomic window:
- the LOC119012060 gene encoding YLP motif-containing protein 1-like isoform X1, which translates to MYPSYGNFGGPQPQNFGGPGPRKQPGGGPAGQSAGFGGFEPPSTGSTFSSLQEQHRQQMQQLQMLHQKQLQSVLHHGSSANSYGAGHLSGYSGTSWHPDGVGHSDSGFGAQSYSQQVEPPGQPTRDLTAPQQAHTQPPPPPPQVNEPQPGPPPPEPPSVKPPENKLAPKEDKKHTPGTDDKPLPLQDKQQLWYKQHLQNLQKLKNERGKQNQKDGNGPVPPPPEQAVPPPPPSESTKGLPPPPPPKEEPPAPPPPPQEPDVPRDPDEAARLNQLQAAAAQWQQVQQQRASVQYQALMTQHEKLQHVLEQYQQLLQQPANIQSMTTEMQLRHYEMQQQQFTPLFRDWNHSFVLWHEQFQTYHHKDQLQDYANQWKQWQEQMTATSAHLQERVSTLTAMVPFASSQYSSGMMGQYGQYPEQNIQSQQQSVTPVMQHSPGAVGPGSQGLRPTGFVPNSESPAGPPIRGGGPAGLVRPPGPATIQPPGFNSIRGPRPTGPSGNNPRFDQPQQGFDGPPRFGQPQQGFDRPPKFDQPQQRFDGPPRFDQPPPRFDGPPRFNPPQQRFDGPPRFDQPPPRFDAPPQFDQPRHRFDGPPRFDHPRQRFDGPPRFDKPRFGQQPRFEQTLRHPAAQPRFERPPVPLQVQQQAPQPKAEQATKPSASMDAKTPGKSVVEPQSEIEKNESPPEKKIKSDDLTDDNLFGTEGFFVQDDPIPQTLQTNTKTDEIDGNNASNNSEKPKPVNNKPSVTSPTTVGSKNTAAQNQVKPDGPPTGKIAPLVPKPPGIQNDPQASGQMQSRSDPPRPPLGRGRGQPPVPVQAHGRGRGQMGSGDFRGPNTVPLGGTIEEDDSYDYMPPEGDLGMQEEEGEYYWQDPYEEYGGGESEVPPEEMWMPEEQYFPTEEEYYEEPIAGPPMGRGGPSMMRGRPVPGRGGPPMGRGGPPMSRGGPPMGRGGPPMGRGGPPMGRGGPPMGRGGPPMGRGGPPMGRGGPPMGRGGPPMGRGGPPMGRGGPPMGRGGPPMGRGGPPMGRGGPPMGRGGPPMGRGGPPMGRGGPPMGRGGPPMGRGGPPMGRGGPPPMGRGEPMDRHWEDPESVEYSEEGDPYWEERRPPMRGMRPLFPPGRGRPPRGHPDFMHQGHGHPPHQVHGPMDHEALGYEMDTDNTEMDPSGHSMYHGHDPHSHSMHPDVGRGRRHMPPPSHEMMDPTEEQPLYDEEMERESGWQAPHGRVPPLPPHEMMDSGGVRRRPMGRGMGRDMWRPGQMHEKYEEGYKEGIVEDYGHGEGGYRWRPPQDYPPDDHRLEAKHYESEWDRERPPPERDYPPRMPPPEPHRDGHWPEERERERGPPYPFDERDRGRGELRIREYGDEPPYRQEEPPYPPSLSERDRPSRLPPPPERGYPADYEDRRARYEDHREGPPLDKPSGAPVTESSVDGMSGANVLALSQHQHEIILKAAQELKLIRELKEGKTPGTEPQPPTDVLPDLPAGLLGLEIPPDVRNVLKGMTAAAKTVSNESVSWDAKLTSRDYQQPLSSAPTPTVIPKTVDYGHGHEPGATVERISYGERIVLRPDPVPSDRGYEKEHLGPRDPYSRDPYYDRRSDPYMDRRDYSRERELYREKLPPEYDRERFERQRYPPRERDESIQSMVEERSPQAASLRSGYRERDRDLREKDQSGSRDRDEHYGRPGYNRPSYERTGLDRSGSERYGHSSSPYADRRSYPDDRGPPSAPPLPPPPQPPPRVEKKPEIKNIDDLLKLPGRSSRPERIVIIMRGLPGSGKSHVAKLIRDKEVDCGGTPPRVLVLDDYYMTEVEKVEKDPDTGRRVKTKVLEYEYEPEMEDTYRSSMLKTFKKTLDDGFFPFIILDTINDRVKHFDQFWSAAKTKGFEVYLAEITADTQTCAKRNVHGRTLKDITKMSNNWESSPRHMVRLDVRSLLQDAAIEEVEMEDFNPDDEPKEPKAEEEEEGDRGYIPKSKWEMDTSEAKLDKLDGLRGSGKRKHGDMAGLDDYLQLPDDYATRTSEPGKKRVRWADLEEQKDADRKRAIGFVVGQTDWERITDESGQLAQRALNRTKYF; encoded by the exons ATGTACCCCTCCTATGGAAATTTTGGCGGACCCCAGCCACAAAACTTTGGAGGTCCTGGACCCCGTAAGCAGCCTGGTGGCGGGCCTGCCGGTCAGTCGGCGGGGTTCGGCGGCTTCGAGCCTCCATCCACCGGCTCGACGTTCTCcagtctgcaggagcagcaccgccagcagatgcagcagctcCAGATGCTGCACCAGAAACAGCTCCAGTCTGTGTTACACCACGGCAGCAGTGCTAACTCGTACGGTGCTGGACACTTAAGTGGTTACTCGGGGACATCGTGGCACCCAGACGGAGTAGGACATTCAGACAGTGGGTTTGGAGCTCAGTCGTACAGTCAACAAGTCGAGCCTCCTGGTCAGCCCACCAGAGACCTCACTGCCCctcagcaggcacacacacagcctccccCGCCTCCACCGCAAGTCAACGAGCCCCAGCCGGGTCCTCCCCCTCCAGAGCCCCCGTCAGTAAAGCCACCTGAGAACAAGTTGGCACCCAAAGAAGACAAGAAACATACACCCGGCACAGACGACAAACCCTTACCTTTGCAG GACAAACAGCAACTTTGGTACAAACAACATCTTCAAAATCTTCAGAAGTTGAAAAATGAGCGCGGCAAACAGAATCAGAAAGACGGTAATGGTCCAGTGCCGCCACCCCCAGAGCAAGCagttccccctcctcctccatcagaaTCAACAAAAGGCttacctcctccaccccctccaaAAGAGGAGCCCCCAgcaccccctccacctcctcaagAG CCTGACGTCCCACGGGACCCAGATGAGGCTGCGCGCCTCAACCAGCTACAGGCTGCAGCAGCGCAGTGGCaacaggtgcagcagcagagagccagTGTACAGTACCAGGCTTTGATGACACAGCACGAAAAGCTTCAGCATGTCTTGGAACAATACCAACAGCTGCTTCAGCAACCTGCAAACATACAG TCAATGACCACAGAAATGCAGCTGAGGCACTAtgaaatgcaacaacaacagttcaCGCCCTTATTCCGAGACTGGAATCACTCCTTCGTGCTTTGGCATGAGCAGTTTCAAACCTATCACCACAAAGACCAACTGCAGGACTATGCAAATCAATGGAAGCAGTGGCAAGAGCAGATGACTGCCACCAGTGCTCACCTTCAAGAAAGAGTGTCCACTCTCACCGCCATGGTGCCATTCGCCTCAAGCCAGTATAGTAGTGGCATGATGGGACAGTATGGCCAGTATCCTGAACAAAACATACAAAGCCAACAGCAGTCAGTAACACCGGTTATGCAGCATTCTCCTGGTGCTGTTGGTCCTGGATCCCAAGGTCTAAGGCCCACTGGCTTTGTGCCAAATTCAGAATCACCTGCTGGACCCCCTATAAGAGGAGGTGGCCCTGCAGGCTTAGTCAGACCCCCAGGCCCTGCAACCATTCAGCCACCAGGCTTCAACAGCATTAGAGGTCCACG TCCTACTGGTCCAAGTGGAAACAACCCTAGATTTGACCAGCCCCAGCAAGGTTTTGATGGTCCTCCAAGATTTGGCCAGCCCCAGCAAGGTTTTGATCGTCCTCCAAAATTTGACCAGCCGCAGCAGCGGTTTGATGGTCCCCCAAGGTTCGACCAGCCACCACCACGCTTTGATGGTCCCCCGAGGTTCAACCCACCACAGCAGCGCTTTGATGGTCCCCCAAGGTTCGACCAACCACCACCGCGCTTTGATGCCCCCCCTCAATTTGACCAACCAAGGCACCGTTTTGATGGTCCTCCCAGATTTGACCATCCACGGCAACGCTTTGATGGTCCCCCCAGATTTGATAAACCTCGATTTGGGCAGCAGCCCAGATTTGAACAAACCCTAAGGCACCCTGCTGCGCAGCCTCGATTTGAACGCCCACCTGTGCCACTGCAAGTACAACAGCAAGCTCCCCAACCAAAAGCAGAACAAGCTACAAAACCATCTGCCAGTATGGATGCTAAGACACCTGGAAAATCAGTCGTGGAGCCACAgtctgaaatagaaaaaaatgagtCTCCAccagagaagaaaattaaatctGACGACTTGACAGATGACAATTTGTTTGGAACTGAGGGCTTTTTTGTCCAAGATGACCCCATTCCTCAGacattacaaacaaacacaaagactgatGAAATTGATGGCAATAATGCCTCTAACAATAGTGAAAAACCCAAACCTGTAAACAATAAGCCTTCTGTTACTTCTCCCACTACTGTGGGATCCAAGAATACTGCTGCACAAAATCAAGTCAAACCCGATGGGCCCCCAACAGGCAAGATCGCCCCACTTGTTCCAAAGCCCCCCGGAATCCAAAATGATCCACAAGCGTCTGGCCAAATGCAGTCAAGATCAGATCCTCCAAGGCCTCCTCTTGGTAGGGGAAGAGGCCAGCCCCCAGTACCTGTTCAAGCACACGGGAGAGGACGTGGGCAGATGGGCTCTGGAGATTTCAGGGGACCAAACACTGTACCACTTGGTGGGACGATAGAAGAAGATGACTCTTATGACTACATGCCACCTGAAGGGGACTTGGGAATgcaagaagaggagggagaataTTACTGGCAAGATCCATATGAGGAGTATGGTGGTGGGGAGTCTGAGGTGCCTCCTGAAGAAATGTGGATGCCAGAGGAACAATACTTCCCAACAGAGGAAGAATATTATGAAGAGCCAATTGCTGGACCCCCTATGGGGAGAGGGGGGCCCTCAATGATGAGAGGGAGACCCGTTCCAGGTAGAGGGGGCCCACCTATGGGCAGAGGAGGTCCTCCTATGAGCAGAGGAGGTCCACCTATGGGTAGAGGAGGTCCACCTATGGGTAGAGGAGGTCCACCTATGGGCAGAGGAGGTCCACCTATGGGCAGAGGAGGTCCGCCTATGGGCAGAGGAGGTCCGCCAATGGGAAGAGGAGGTCCGCCAATGGGAAGAGGAGGTCCGCCAATGGGAAGAGGAGGTCCCCCTATGGGTAGAGGAGGTCCGCCGATGGGTAGAGGAGGGCCCCCTATGGGTAGAGGAGGGCCGCCTATGGGTAGAGGGGGTCCGCCTATGGGTAGAGGTGGACCACCTATGGGTAGAGGAGGTCCCCCCATGGGTAGAGGAGGTCCCCCCATGGGTAGAGGAGGTCCCCCCATGGGTAGAGGAGGTCCTCCCATGGGTAGAGGAGGACCACCCCCCATGGGTAGAGGAGAGCCAATGGACAGGCACTGGGAAGACCCTGAGTCAGTGGAGTACTCAGAAGAAGGGGACCCTTATTGGGAAGAAAGGAGACCTCCAATGAGAGGTATGAGACCTCTGTTTCCACCTGGCCGGGGTCGTCCTCCACGAGGTCATCCCGATTTCATGCACCAAGGACATGGACACCCTCCTCACCAAGTACATGGCCCAATGGATCATGAGGCATTAGGCTATGAAATGGACACTGATAATACCGAAATGGATCCATCAGGGCACTCCATGTATCATGGACATGACCCTCATAGCCATTCAATGCATCCTGATGTGGGAAGAGGCAGGCGTCATATGCCACCACCATCTCATGAAATGATGGATCCTACAGAGGAGCAGCCATTGTATGAtgaagaaatggagagagaatCGGGGTGGCAAGCACCACATGGCAGagttcctcctctgcctccacatGAGATGATGGATTctggaggagtgaggaggagaccTATGGGTCGAGGGATGGGAAGAGACATGTGGCGGCCTGGTCAAATGCATGAGAAATATGAAGAGGGATATAAAGAGGGTATTGTTGAGGATTATGGTCATGGGGAAGGTGGGTATCGCTGGCGGCCACCACAGGACTATCCCCCTGATGACCATCGGCTTGAGGCCAAGCACTATGAGTCTGAATGGGACAGAGAGCGTCCTCCTCCTGAGAGAGACTATCCACCCCGCATGCCACCACCAGAACCCCACAGAGATGGCCATTGgccagaggaaagagaaagagaaagaggtcCTCCATATCCATTTGATGAGCGTGACAGGGGAAGAGGAGAACTTAGAATCCGTGAATATGGAGATGAGCCCCCGTACCGACAGGAAGAGCCACCATACCCACCATCACTTTCAGAAAGGGATAGGCCCTCAagacttcctccaccaccagaGAGAGGGTACCCTGCTGACTATGAGGATCGCAGAGCTCGCTATGAAGATCACAGGGAAGGACCTCCTCTGGATAAACCTTCAGGTGCACCTGTCACTGAGAGCTCAGTTGACGGAATGAGTGGAGCAAATGTACTTGCTCTCTCTCAACATCAACATGAGATCATCTTGAAAGCTGCTCAAGAGCTGAAGCTTATAAG GGAATTGAAGGAGGGTAAAACACCTGGTACTGAACCTCAACCACCAACTGATGTCTTGCCTGATCTCCCTGCTGGTCTTCTTGGTTTGGAGATCCCACCAGATGTCAGGAATGTCCTGAAG GGCATGACTGCAGCTGCAAAGACTGTTTCAAATGAGTCTGTGTCTTGGGATGCCAAGCTTACTTCCAGAGATTACCAGCAGCCTCTCTCTTCTGCACCCACACCTACGGTGATTCCAAAGACTGTGGATTATGGACATGGGCATG aGCCTGGAGCCACAGTTGAGCGGATATCTTACGGTGAGAGAATTGTGTTGAGGCCTGACCCAGTGCCTTCAGACAGGGGATATGAAAAAG AACATCTTGGTCCCAGAGATCCCTACAGCAGAGACCCATATTATGACAGACGATCAGACCCTTATATGGACCGCCGGGACTACAGTAGAGAGAGGGAATTATACAGGGAGAAGCTTCCACCCGAATATGACAGAGAAAGATTTGAGAGACAGCGCTATCCCccaagagagagggatgaaag CATACAGTCCATGGTTGAAGAAAG ATCTCCACAGGCAGCTTCTTTACGCTCAGGATACAGGGAGAGAGATCGGGATCTTCGAGAGAAGGACCAAAGTGGCAGCCGTGATCGAGATGAACATTATGGAAGACCTGGCTACAATAGACCGTCATATGAGCGCACTGGACTCGACCGCAGTGGATCTGAGCGATATGGCCATAGCTCCTCACCTTACG CGGACAGAAGAAGTTACCCAGATGACCGAGGACCTCCCTCTGCACCACcccttccacctccacctcagccACCTCCCAGAGTCGAGAAAAAGCCAGAGATCAAGAATATCGACGATCTTCTCAAACTACCTGGCAGATCGTCTCGGCCTGAAAGG attgTCATCATAATGAGAGGGCTTCCAGGAAGTGGAAAAAGCCATGTTGCAAAGCTCATACGG GATAAGGAAGTCGATTGTGGTGGTACACCTCCAAGAGTTCTTGTTTTGGACGACTACTACATGACAGAGGTTGAGAAAGTTGAGAAAGACCCAGACACAGGGAGAAGGGTCAAAACGAAG GTTCTTGAGTACGAGTATGAGCCAGAGATGGAGGATACCTACCGCAGCAGCATgcttaaaacatttaagaaaactCTGGACGACGGCTTTTTCCCCTTTATCATTTTAGACACTATTAATGACAGGGTGAAACATTTTGATCAGTTCTGGAGCGCAGCCAAAACAAAAGGCTTTGAG gTGTACCTGGCTGAAATCACTGCAGACACTCAGACTTGTGCAAAAAGAAATGTCCATGGGCGAACACTTAAggatataacaaag ATGTCCAACAACTGGGAGTCTTCGCCACGTCACATGGTGCGCTTAGATGTCCGGTCCCTGCTTCAGGATGCTGCTATAGAAGAG GTTGAAATGGAAGACTTCAATCCCGACGATGAACCCAAGGAACCTaaggctgaggaggaagaagaaggtgatCGG GGCTACATTCCTAAAAGCAAATGGGAGATGGACACATCTGAGGCAAAACTcg ACAAATTGGACGGTCTGAGGGGCAGTGGGAAAAGGAAACATGGAGACATGGCAGGATTGGACGACTACCTTCAGCTGCCAGACGACTATGCCACGCGCACATCCGAACCAGGAAAGAAAAGG GTGCGATGGGCTGATCTTGAAGAGCAGAAAGATGCAGATAGAAAGCGCGCTATCGGCTTCGTGGTGGGTCAAACGGACTGGGAGAGAATAACGGACGAGAGCGGACAGCTGGCACAAAGAGCTCTCAACCGCACCAAGTATTTCTAA